The sequence ACGGACTGTAAACGGGAATGGTAGTTACAGTTATTTAGCTAAAGCTAGCCTTATCCTTTAATGCACACTACTTTGTTGTGATGTTCATCATATTCTGGATAGAGCTGTCAGTTTTGACCCAGGCCTAAATGTTTCTAAAGCAGGGTAATGGAAATTCCTCAGGcttggctaaaaaaaaaaaaagttctcttAGCTTCAGCTCGAATGTTTAaccagaaacaacaacaaaacaacaacaaaacccaaCAACAACTCGAGTTTCAGAAAGGCCTTGCGTCCAGCACCTAAATCAGCTCAGTTATAAAGGCCATAGTCGGACATGCTCGAGCTGGCAACATCAGTGAAAAATCCCTGGACAAAAGCCGAGGTCTCCTGCTAGACAATGAACAACTTTCAGGAAAAGAGCGCAAAGAAAGGGTTAAGCTGAAGGAAACCTTGGTTGGTCAAAACGAGACAAGCTTGCAGGCCGTTTTTGGGCTAACGAAGTAGCGCTAGTCAGTTAGCAAGAGCACAGCTGCGTGCAATGCAACTGTACGTCTGTAGTTAGCAACTGGcaggctagctagctaaataaatacCAGACCTTACACACAGTCTGCAGCTTCTCAcactttattattgtttttaaatccGCGCTTCTCAGATGccagcatttttttccccccaacagCAGACTGCTTTACTCGAATGCCCACAAGCCTGGTGGTATGCTTATGACTTTTTCTTCAGTAAAACCCCCCAAAACATCCAAAACCGCCCAGATTTACAACACGTTGctcctgagatttttttttttttgctacacaGACATTTGCTAACATTTCCATGCTCGGCTGCACGCCGTGCAAATCCAAACTGCACCGCAGCGCGCgacgttgtttttttttgcatgattttTGTTTGCAAACAAACATTTCACGCGAGAagaacatgaacaaaaaaaaaaaaaacccacacacacaacacccacgTACTGTGACAAATAACTCTCCAAAACGGGCACTATTGTTCGTGACAGTGTCATACCTTTGCAGATTCCCGTAGCGTTTCGCGGTAGACGAACGAGtgtcattattatcatttatttattttagaaataattgcaaaataaaatgaaggagggaaaaaaaaaaaatagaagttGTGGCGAGCTCCGGTTCTTCTCTGGACTACTCACCCGAAGCACGAGCGCCCTCTCAGTCATCGCGAGCACTTGGAGTTGCAGAGCGCGAGCTCCACAGGCGAGGAATAATAATCCGAGAAATCGGTAAATCGAAATAAGCAACGGTCTCGGCGTTGTGCTCACGTTTGGACCTTTTGCAGTTGTTTGCATGCGTGTACCAGCAATAATTAGTTTGCTCTGCTACTACCGCCCTCCACCGTTTACCGTGCAAAAGCTGTAGTTTCTCTGCAGATATAACTCGCTACGTGGCTGCCTGGCGTTAGTCTCGCGCTCGACTTGAGTGCCAAAGCtagctatccatccatccatccatccatccatcaaatgCCATGACCTTTCTGTGTCCAATAAAGGACTTATAACACCTTGCAAAAggtaaagcagctttacacatTCAACAGGCAATCCCATACAATACAAAGTTaattaccccccccccaacaaaacaacaacaacaaaaccctAATAATAGAGCTAACAGATGAAAGAAGTGCAAAAAGAAACAATTATACTGCTTTAAAACAATATAATTTGCTcagttttataattttttttgcaattaaaaaaatttgaCCAAGCTGTAAATgaatttttattaatgaattatttattttttattatatatatatatttttttgtgataTATATTACTTAACATTTCAAAAAATATGCCTTGCATCTCGATAcgtttatagttatatttggaaagtataaatgaaatgatttttcttttcttcttctatcatttcttccttcctgctTTTTATGTGCCTTGgcctgtttctgtgtgtgtggaattaAATTTATGTGAAATCACTGATGAACAGTGATtgtcactgtaacactgtgaaaacccaataaaaactaaattttagaaaaaaaaaggactatttttttctgaatatttgCCTATATTCTCtaaatctctctctgtatatgtatatatatatatatatatatatatatatatatatatatatatatatatatatatattacatgatTTGTAATTTCAGAGATTTAGAGAATATGCTCATTCATGCAtgcttttaaaaagaaaattataatCATAGCCCTGTAATGCACATTTTTCCAAAagatttcacttcatttttcaagataaataaaacaagtgtaatgacataaaataaaacaccttgTAAATGAGAACAATAACTACCATTTCTATATAtaatttctaatattttctaGCATTATCTGTCAATTAAAACAATGTAAATGGGCTGAAAAACAAAGgcacaaaatggaaaaaaaaatatggtgaCATAACGCAGGATTAATAActccttttttccccataaAACTATAATGCTGGTTTCTTCATGTACTAGGTCTATTTGGTAACTAAGATGAAAAGGACAAATTCTGAATTAAGTAGCTACTTatgcaaaaaacaaagagaCAACTGTCTGAAGAAACAGGTCAGACCTCTGTGAATTGAATGGGGAACGGGGGAGTTGGCAAGCAGGTGTCAAGTTTTGACCCAAGACAAAGTGGCGTAAAGACCACTGAGGCCTGAAATGCGAGGACACCGGGTTTTAATTTGACTCGTTCTAAATGTTCTGTATAAAGGGAGACAGGAAATCATCGGTTTGTGGGTTGAATTTAACAGTGAGACACTGTTAGAGTAGGATGGGCTCAGTAAATCCACTTACCTATATGCAAGTAGATAATCTCACCTTGATATTGTAGACTTGTacctgctgtaatcataaagatgTGGATATGACCCTCTCACTGAACATCACATTTAGTATTATTAGACTTTACTGTAGAagaatattcatttattagtCCACTATCTAGTCTCACAGAagaggatgagttcccttttgtatctggttcctctcaaggtttcttcctcatgttgttTCCGTCACCCCTGGCTTCCTGTTCTCAAGCGAGATCTCGAATTCAATGTACATCCAtccttctgtaaagctgctttgtgacaaggTTTATGCTGTTCAGATAAAAGGGAATTGAAGTAATGAGAagacttattatttttattgtgccAAAAAGAAAGCTGCTTTCTTTTTAATATCTTCCGTTGGTATCAAAAGTaataaaaggaagaaagaatgaacaaaCTACTTTTTATACATCTGTACCCAATTAAGTGGTTTCACCAAACATGTatgatggataaatggatgaaaagaCATGAATATTGTTTCTTTTAATGGCTCAGGGTTGAGGGTGTGAAACAGATGGATGCTCAGGCCATCTAGTGGATATAGATGGAAACGTTCAATAAAAATACCAAAGTTTACACAACCACCTAAAGGTACCTCAAGGCTAAAGTGCAACATTACACGGATGAACAACTTTGGGTTATACATAACGTGCCATTtggaaatcaataaaaaaaaacaacaacaactgaccTGGTGCACCAAGCAAAAAGGATTCAGTTATAGTGAAGTAGACTGGGTTCAAATGGCGTCCCCATGTAGCTTTAATAGTAAGCACTGTCTTAATTGATTATTTTGGCTACATTTTGGCTCAGTGGCCTATTTAGGCATACCGACCTCAAGTCATTAAACAGTTTTAGGATGAAGTAAATATTTAAGGCTGGTATACTTGAGGAAGTTGAATGAATTCAATGAAGCAGAAGTACAACATTTATAAACTGCCTGAAGCCACAGCTTCCTGCAAGCCAGCTACAGGTCCAAGTATCATTTATTAGCTTGTTAGCTTGTTGTAATTACAGACTAATAAACACTGACAGGAATTAATTGTTGACCATCACTTTTAAATGCTTGACCATAAATATTTGGCCACTGAAATTCAATTcacttcaattttatttgtatagcaatgGGCATTGTCTCTAAGTAGCTTTATAGAACAGAAGAAACAGTACAAAAGTCCAAGAATAATgttagacaaaaagttcaagattattttaatatttgtattaatcacTAATCCCTTAGGGAAAGCCTGGGGTGACCATGGCAAGGAAAACTCCTTTAGATGGttgagaggaatcagactcAAAAGAAAACcttatcctcatttgggtgacaccggagagtgtgattatgaattattataaacaccggagagtgtgattatgaattattataaacaccggagagtgtgattatgaattattataaacaccggagagtgtgattatgaattattataaacaccggagagtgtgattataaattattataaacaccggagagtgtgattatgaattattataaacactggagagtgtgattatgaattattataaacaccggagagtgtgattatgaattattataaacaccggagagtgttaTTATGaactattataaacactggagtaTGAGATTATGAACAatatcctttctacagtcatatataGTCAGTTGGAGCCGTGTGATGATGAAATAATGAGCATGAGCTCAAAGACTTACCTTTAAGCGTACAAATTGGTGAAGGGTGTGGGAATTTTATAGCATTATATGCAAGTCTATAAAGCATGTTGttagaattatttattaaatgtatattgTTCAATTCTGAACTTTGTCTACTTAACGTGTCCATGTGAgttttctctggtttcctccaatcTTCAAAACCATGCTGTAGGCGAGTTTTCTACTATTATACTTCTACTCTAGATGTGAATTTGTAGACTCCACCTCACGCCCAGTGTTCCTTtaataggctccagatccactctgaccctgacccggctccagatccactctgaccctgacccggctccagatccactctgaccctgaccctgaagcggctccagatccactctgaccctgaccctgaagcggctccagatccactctgaccctgaccccgacgcggctccagatccactctgaccctgaccctgacgcggctccagatccactctgaccctgaccctgacgcagctccagatccactctgaccctgaccctgacgcggctccagatccactctgaccctgaccctgaagcggctccagatccactctgaccctgaccctgaagcggctccagatccactctgaccctgaccctgaagCGGCTCCAGATCCACTCTGACCCTGACGCGGCTCCAGATCcactctgaccctgaccctgaagCGGCTCCAGATCCACTCTGACCCTGACGCGGCTCCAGATCCACTCTGACCCTGACCCCGAAGCGGCTCCAGATCCACTCTGACCCTGACCCCGAAGCGGCTCCAGATCCACTCTGACCCTGACCCCGAAGCGGCTCCAGATCCACTCTGACCCTGACCCCGAAGCGGCTCCAGATCcactctgaccctgaccctgaagcggctccagatccactctaactgaaaaaagaaaatagtacCAGCATACACTTTGCAtctattaaattttttttcctgttctgtGAAACTTTTGGAtatatcatttaattatttaatgttttggaCAAAATGACCTCCTAAATGGGAAGTTGGAAAATTAAAGGTGCTAACAAAAGTAGCTATGCTCAAACAAGATGGTTAGTTGTGTTtaagaacattttttaaaaggaaTAATTTACCAACAATTGGCTTATAAATCACACCTGGTTTATAAAAATCCTAAAACTCATTTGGGAAAAAGAATGGGGCAGATTCAAAGCTCACCTGCTTAACCTTTAACCCTGACTTATCGAACAACAGTCTTCCCTAGCCCATTTTCTCCCAAACTGACACGTACATTGATAATTTGCTTTTGACTGAACACACATTATCTGATGTGTAACTCAATTTAAGGACATCTGCATTATAATTAGTGACAATCCTTATTGAGACTAGGAACCagaactaaacacactgtaggCTTCATTGCATTTCagtagaaatgattttaattcaCTAGTCTGTGACTTCTGGAATGCACATGTGTGCTTTCTGCCACACGATTAGAAAAACAATACAGACAAGAAAGGAAAACAGTCAGGCTAAAAGGGACAGAGAGCGAAACTAACACATGAACTGATTTCACCCACTATTAACTGGATTTTATCTAATTTCTTATCCTTGAAGTCTCCAGTGCTGTTTTGGGAGGGGAGTTTCAGCCTTTAGCCTTTAATACAGAATTAACATATTACGTTATAttgcacaaacaaacacacacacactgcagagctgctgtgtttcatttcactggtGGAAAATCTCCAGTCCGTAACTTCAGCCACAGAGATAGTGAGACTGATTAAAAGGAGGGGAGAGTGTCCTGGGTAGACCTTCAGCTTTGCTCTTTCTCCCTGCCATGTCTCCTTTATCGAGTTATCCGGGAAGGGGAAGTGCACTAAAGTGTGTGGgctcatgtttgtttgtgtatgtatgctcCTCACTGGGGCAGTTGCAGCAGTGTGCCCTGACCCGAGGGCAGGTAGGTGACGTTGCGTGAGCGGCTGAGTTGGAAGGCGATGTCCTCAGCTGCCTCCAGCTTCCTCAGCTCCACCAGGCCGTCCCCTGCCACGGCCAGAGAGTTGGCAATGAGCAGCGCAGCCTGAGAATCACCTTCTGCTGAGATGATGGCCGCCTGTTTCTGCTGCTCTGCCTACACACAAATTATACACAGATTATAGACTCATATCTCCTACTTACAACAggcattagcattagcactcATTAGCAAGATATTCTAAATACCAATATAATATCTCTGTATAAGTTCACGTTGCTTAGCTTTAGAACCTGATTATGACTGATTGTAATTTTgccactgaaaataaaaacaagtgaGGAAAAATCTACATCTGAAAAAACGGACTTATCGTGTACACCTGAGCTCGATAAATTTGTACTCCTATTTAACACCACTTGAACTCAAACAAGCTGTATATTTTCCTTCACTTAAACTACCACCAGCTTTTACAGCAGTCACGGTGGAAAACGAAACAGTACTTGAGCACAAGTGGCTCTTGCTTGAGCAGGTTTTCATTTTTGATTGTGCAGTGAAGAAACACTGGACACAttttctggtgtgtgtttactctttCACTTACTTTCTCTACAACGAATCTCGCTCTTTCAGCTTCCTGTTGGGCCACCTGCTTCATTTCCACAGCCTCTGTGAACTCTTTGCCGAATGTCAGATGAGTCTGCAGAGATGGAGGAAGAGTGACACATGCAAAGAGTTAAATATagatagaagaaaaaaagcggggaaaaaataaaataaaatcaaaaagacaaagaaattgGAGGGGCGAATTACCAGTGAGACATCATCGAGGATCAGGCCGAAAGTGGACGCTCTCTCGGTCAGATCTTCGCTGACCTGCCTGGACACGAGCTCTCTTTGAGTGATCAGTTCTCCTGCATCGAACCtggcctaaacacacacacaccccaatcaGTTAACTCTACACATTAACATTATATACATACGCATTCATCTATATGTGTCATGCTACTCACCACGACAGCCTTCAGCACTTCAGTGGTGATGGAAGGAAGCACTCTTTCATCATAGTCCTCACCAATGCTGGTGAAGATCCTCGGTAGTTGACTTGCTACAGGCCTGAACAATATTCTCAGAGTGATGTTCACATTCTGCAAATCTGACAAAGAGAAAGGGGGATagaatgtgtgtttgagatttgaATCTATTGAAGGCACAGTAAACATCATTAATGTAACAACCTTCGTATTTTACCTTCACATGTCCTTGAGCCATTCTCAGATTAACTGTTGCATTCTTGAACATTTATAATTACAGATTTGGGGCTTCACAAAACCAGAGCATTAAGTATTAAACACATCCTCACATTCTTAACTAACAGACAATAACAAATTTATTGGAAAAATTAAATACTAAAATATCACGACCATGATCTGATTCTTTCTGATCAAGCTCATGAGACTCCGTTACTTTTTCTGACCACATTTACCTTTGCTTCCAGTGACAACAGGAACATTGCGTGGTCTGGACCTGCAGTCGAAAATGATGGGTTTCTGTACCCAAGGAATCAGGAAGTGTGTTCCTTCTCCAGTCACAGTTTCCTGTACTCCTCTAAAACGGTCAAAGATGACCGCTCTGTGGCCAGCATCGACTGCAGACAGACACCGAGCGCAGATATGGGATTAAACAAACTTGTTAAAGTGAATGCAGTTATTttgtatagatttttttttcatcaattttAGAGAGAAGATTTTGCCCATCTCATCCAGCCCTAGTTCCAATAAAATCCTAGTCAAATTTggttgaatta comes from Hemibagrus wyckioides isolate EC202008001 linkage group LG02, SWU_Hwy_1.0, whole genome shotgun sequence and encodes:
- the phb gene encoding prohibitin; translation: MAKLFESIGKLGLALAIGGGVVNSALYNVDAGHRAVIFDRFRGVQETVTGEGTHFLIPWVQKPIIFDCRSRPRNVPVVTGSKDLQNVNITLRILFRPVASQLPRIFTSIGEDYDERVLPSITTEVLKAVVARFDAGELITQRELVSRQVSEDLTERASTFGLILDDVSLTHLTFGKEFTEAVEMKQVAQQEAERARFVVEKAEQQKQAAIISAEGDSQAALLIANSLAVAGDGLVELRKLEAAEDIAFQLSRSRNVTYLPSGQGTLLQLPQ